In Planococcus citri chromosome 4, ihPlaCitr1.1, whole genome shotgun sequence, the genomic window ACTTTTGCTAATGCCAAAAATACCACCCCTAATGCGAGTTGATCCATTATTGTCAGTCCACTTTCAACTTACTGAAAACGTTCCGATTTGAACTAAGGTATTCGTTGGGCACCCTTTACGACCGGCTGCGGAGGATGAATTTCATTTAGTGTAAGTTCTTCAGTTTGCGAACTTTCGCCATCGTGTCCTCCGAAggttacaaatatttcaaaactacGAACACGCGTTGCCGGCAAAATAATTACGGTAAGAAGATAGAAAATGCACAATGCCAGCAGGCTTAAGCGCAGCaaaacgttgaaattgaaacaacgTCGCTAAGGCGCTACACGTATTTCGTCTTCCAATTTATCCTAAACAATTAACCCTAATCACTATCGTATGATTAAACGCTACCATTAATAGATGAAAGATCACAGAAAGCCAACGTTGAACTTGACGGAATAGTCGCGATATATAGATATGATATTGGCAACTGCCcttttcagattttcagttgAGGTAGCTgtacttgagattttttttgcggATCAAAATGATCGTtactagatttttaaaatgaaaaaaaaaaaaaaaaaaaaaaaaggtgtgaTGGAAAAGCAATTCGTGAGCAATCTAATTCTTCCTTTGCTCGTTCAACGGCGTCTTCTCTACCTTGGATTATGATATGCTCTCTATCTTCGTCGCCTTCATTCGGGAAAGTAATACGGGCTCCGGTTAAGTCACGCACCTTGAATAAATCATCAGTTTCAGTAGAATATTTCATAGTCTAAGAAGAAATACACGAAAACACGATATAAATTTGCCACTacctttttaattttcagtccaCTTTCGTCGATTAAAAGTTTATGGTGTTCCGGTGTAGCTTTGATTTCATTCGTAATAGTCAGTCGGGGTTTCTCGTTAGTAACAACTTGTGGTTTCGGTTTAGATGCTTCTTCCGTTATTCCATGAACCTATTCCTGAAATTTTCGAACACAACACACGCTTGTATCAAATCCAGAAACACGAAGGGGTGAATCAGTCGAGAtgaatttaccattttttttttttttgtattttaagtAGTCGATCTCGAGCTTCTTCggcctttttcttttttacccgTAATAGtaatcaaatcatttttatcTCCTTCCGATGGAAGATCGATTTTAGTATTCGCTTCGTCGCGTAcctaaaaatacgaaaaattgtaaataagctgtgaattttttacaaaaataattaaaactgtaaaaattcaTACTTTCTTAATATTGGCTCCAGCACGTCCGGTCACAAACATATGGAACTTCTTGTAAATTGGTGAACTTTCAAAGCGTAGctattttcatccatttgttTAATCGATTTCATAATATACTCCTTGCATTTATCAACGTCTTCTTTCTGTCCTTTGATTGTCACTACATCGCTCGTGTCACCTTTGCGAAATGAACCGAACAACGAATTAGTAAACATGGACGAATAAATTATCTACGAAACGATATATAATCTAAATTTACAGCAACTTACCAACATTCGGGAAGATTATATCAACTTTGTACAAATCTTGTAATTCCCCGGGTTCATTTTCCACTAAATGTCCCGTGGTGATTCTGATCAacgtgaatttcaatttctcgttcGTTCTCCTATTTCCTAATTTCTTCTTCTAGTTTCTAAATGTATGAAGCGTCGATTAGAAATAACTGGATTTTCTTCGAAATCCCTTCGTTCGATGTCCAAGTGTGAGATTAACTTACACGTTTGACTACAGCAACATCATCTTTAGCACCATCAatttttatactatttttaGTGTAGTTTGTAATCGTAATCGAAACATCGTTAGTTACCACACTTTAATCTGCTCACTGTGAAATAAAacgaagtttttaaaaaacgaataataaaattatttcaaatatataatgattttcatttctctGATCTCACCATTTTCTCCACTTTTGCCACTTAATGTGTTTGAAATACTTCGGATTAACTTCGATTTCAACAGTATCGTACTCGTGTAAATAATAATCAACTCTTTCTTCCAACTTTTGCTTCACTTCGTTTATGACGTCTGGTAAACATGCGActctgattaaattttatcaGTACCGCCGATGAATTCGACATGACACTGAAACGATACCAAAATTAAAAGTTACTAAAACTCATTTGTATTTGTTTATACTTGTTTATAAGTTTCCTGCAATTCTTTAATAAACTCAGCCTTTTTACCGATTATCAATTTATGGATATGAGACGGAGCATCGATTTCCACACATTGCATGCTCATTGCCTCGgcgaataaatatttcaaagctGAAACAAGCAAACGATACGTATTTTAGCAACTAAGGCACtcggaaaaaaagttgaaacacgagtcattaaaaagatttttaaaagaggaaaatgtccacaaaatgtCAACCAATAAAGtggtaaagctaaaatttactcaaactcaaatttcagaattttcagtcaattggaggtgatttcaagccgttctgcagcctccagccaaattatgaaaatttcaaattttcaagaaatgacggaattgccataaaaactgtccAATTCAGCGTCACTTCGAATTATAAACACGGCTGATGCCTGTTAGCGATCTGTCTGGCCGATTACACACGGCTTTTCCAGAATCGGTTCCTATCGGTTTAGAACCGACAACCGTTGATTTCTTCAGtgatttcataattgaaaatttgaaaaattaacttagGAAAAGatagattttggaaaaacgGCCTGTAATGGACGAAGTCGGtcattaaaaacataaaaagcaACAATTTGTGTTTATACGTGGTCAAATCCATGGGAcagtttttatgataatttttaaaaatctggaatttttaaaatatggctGGCTGctccaaaacagcttgaaaataGCTTCAATCGACTCAGGATATTGAATTTAGGgtacaaagtaaatttcaactgtCCGATTCCATTGGCTGGAATTTGGTGataaattaaaactttcaaaaatctgctggaggctccaaaactacttcaAACGATACAAAACCAACTCCTATCGACtccggaggggggggggcgaaaataaggttcaaatttcagctttctaggtcaattaggtaacatttttatttatttttttatttttggatacgAAAAAAAGCTCTCAATTCTCATTCAAAAGATGACATGAGAAAGAATAAAGATCGTTACGGTTTCAATCTCGATTCTGGTAGTGAACATTTCCACATGTAGCCAATTTGAAAGCGAAATTCGACGAAACACTTGCGAGCGATTTCATCATCAACGAAAAAGATAACGTAATTTCGAGATGAATTAACACTTTCTagttcccaaaaaaaaaaaaaaaaaatgtaaaacaagGTAGAAAACCTCGCAACTCGTTACTATTTTCATCACACACCATTTAGGGTTTATTTTTCCATAGAGCAAGAGCATATTAAACCAAAAAGAGATATTCGTACGTAAAATCAACATACCGATTTCTCTCAGTCGGAGCATATTTCGAAAACTTGGCAGATTTCTGATTTCGGATGACTCGAAGGGGTTTCCCTTTACCTTGAGggggaaaaaagtaaattattataaatCGTCTTAGTTTACCTAGCAGCATGTAAGGATTCGAGTTGATACTTACGTTTATTAATACTGCTGACAGTGCCATCGCTGAACGAGTCGGTACTCGATGCTATACTTTCGGACGCTGGTTGATCATCAGGGTTAACTTCACAGCTCTTCGGCATGACGGCTGCAACGTTCTTGCGCAGGCGACGTATTAACCGAATTCGAGTACGATCTACAATCGTGAAATTTTACTTCCGTTCAACGCGTTGGTATTGTTGTAGGCATTATTCAGGTAAACCGGGTAAGGCAGGCGGACCGAAGACGGCGTTTCAATTCTGGATGTTGGCGCATGCAACATGTGCTCGGCGAACACGATAGTATTGTGAAGGCTCTTATGCGGAGACGTAAGCGGACTCGTCGTATACGTATCCGGGTGTACAGTTAAATCCGGTAACATCACTCATGGCATCtgttgagcaaaaaaatcacaccagTGAAAACAGAACTATGTAGTTCgactaattttaaaataatgcaaCGATACTTACAGTCTCATTCCTAGAATTGGCTGATACGCTGTAGAATTGCAATTCGGCTTGAAAAACGTGCCATCGTTTTCGAATTCGTGTCTCATCAAGTATTGATCTATATAATTCGGTAATTAAATAATGACCACGATAAGAAAATCTCTAAATTATACGCACAAACCAGATGAAAATATCAAACCTACTTTCAAAGTCGTTAAACGAATCACCGTCGGGATATCGAGCGATATTTTCTTTCGGAAGATAAGACGACGAGTAGCGATTATTATTCGCCGTTAAACTTTTCGGTAATCGGAATCCAGCCgctgaagaaaaatttaaaacaaattacaCAATGACGCTTCGTACAAATGAAATACGATCATAAGCGAAGTCTACTTACACGTTAATTCTGTATTTTTAGTAAGGTGATTCTTTTAGGTGGTTTACCACGTATCACAATCGGTTTGAGGGATAGCTTGCAGCAAGGATGATATCGTTTGATATCCGTATACTGCCGGCTGAAGGCTGAACCGCCGTACCCTACATTCTTAGGTACGCATTCTCGAAAGAATTCAAAGGTAACTTTCCTTCGCACAATATCATTAATAGATACACATCTCGCGCGAATATTTCCAACGGTGTTAGCTTGATTATGGCGTCAGCTGTCGAATTATTTCTGACGACCTGCGAATGAGAAACATTACCGGTTAAATTGAAATCAATCAAAAGCAAACGCAGCAGATCATCCGGGAAACCAATTTTGATCGTGTACGTACGAGgattacattttaaaatattgacaTTAAAAATGCATTGGCTTTCAATAATTTAATACGTAACGTAATATTATTACAAACCGTTACTGTATCGGTGAGctctttttctaaaactggTAATTCGATCGACTTGCCGAACATCGAGACGAATACTTTGCTAAAATCTTTTCGTTCGGTCGTCTAGACATCACCAGTGTCACTAACTGATCTCctaaaactttcaacttgacTTCTTCTCGCAAAGTCACTTTACGATCGCCTCCTTCAGTATCGTCTTCGATctagaaaatgaataaataaaaatattgcaataaattCCGTCGTTGAACGAAAATAATACGACGCGTATATTCGATAAAACGAGGTAGAAAACCTCGCAACTCGTTACTATTTTCATTACACACCATTAGGGTTGATTTTCCCATAAAGCAATTCAATCAAAGAGATATTCGTACGTAAAATCAGCATACCGATTTCCCTCAGTCGGAACATATTTCGAAAACTTGGCTAATTTATCATTTCGGATGACTCGAACGGGTTTTCCAGGTCTCCAATTTATAGCCGTACCGCCTTCTCCGTCATTCAAAGGACAGTCGTAACATAACGCCAAAGCTCTGAAATAAACGCACAACGTTACGTTATTCAACCAGCTGTTGACATCGAATAATTCGAtgaaaaagtcgtaaaatttaCTTGCTTGATTTGGTCAGAAGTTGATTACGAATTTGAGCGCTTAATCTTTTCGAAGGATCGCTGGCTCTTCCTCCAGAACCAGAGTAGAAGAACTCATCTCCGTTATCAAAATCAACCGCGTAACAGCCACTGATAACGATGCTGTACGCACCTTTATTATCACGACCATGAATACCGGCTACGAGAGGATGATGAACACCGGCTTCGGAAGCCTGAAACAgacacaaaaaattcacattactATTATCGGAAACGATAAGAATTCGcgattgataaaaattattctcgGATACGTTTAACACGATTATAAGTACAAAGAAATGTACGGTCAGTGCTTCGAATTACTTAAAAAATGAtactaaaaaatattaattagcaATAATATCGGGATAACGAAATAGAAAAACACTTACTTTCAGTCGATATTCCCAGCAACTTCCTACCGGTATATTCGGTAAAGGCCCAAAATGGTTCGCTGGAACTATGGTACATACATTGGCTTGTTCGTGATGCATGATGCATCTTGCGAATAGGACGAATCGCCATTTGTCTGTTGGATTTATTAACTGGTACCAATTCTTCGCCACTTTCGACAAAATATTTTGCCGGTAGATAATTGGTGCATTGCCTGTAACACGATCGAGACATGAGTACACAGCATACGTTCGTTGCGCGAATTCACAACCATAACACTAGGTATTAACTCGTTTTAGAGAACAAATGTTTCATTCCCGTAGGTACGTATGATAGCACGAtatcaaaacgattcgaaaacTCAACGGCCAACGCTGAGTCGCTGAAAacgaacaataaaaattactcacgTTTACGTTCACATTAGGATGAGCGATATTCTCCGGATTTGCTTGAGGAACGGTGTAGTTACCGCTACGTTGATCGTTTCTGCAATGAAAACTGTGGCGCCACTTTGATAATACGAAGCTGACTTAGTATTATACGGTAAGAAATTCCTGACAGATAAATAAACATACGAACACGCGTTACTCAACGGATAAATAATAAAACTGTAAAATAATCATAATCCTGCCAGAGTGGAACTCGTACCGGTGATCATTAATCGGGTATTCGGGAACGGTAAGAAAATTCTCGTTATTCGGACAATGATACATGTTCTGGTTAGGCACAATGTGATCGAATTTTCTACTAAAATGCTATTGTTTATCCctactggaaaaaaaataaacaaacaaaaaacaaaacaaaatgaagacATTAAAgacgagaaattaaaaattatgtacctgaaattttattcaaatcttGATCATCGGTTACATTGTAAGGCATGCTAACGAACACAAAGTTTCCATTTCCAAAAACTCGTTCCTTTCATACGCTTTTGAGCTCTATATAGAAAAACAATCCATGAATCCAACCATTATGGCAAGTTGTCACTCgttacaaaaataaaactaggTTAATTTAATAGGTAAAACTAATCACGCGGTAAATTGGAATTTAAAACGCGGTCGCAAATTAGCAAATGGATGTAAAAAAGTTTAACACTCGACTTGACACGTATTAGTAAAATTCTTGGTTGTTAACTCTTGAGCATTTCAGTAGATCAGTACAAAGGAAAACAATCATACACAAACACATACAGAGAGGGAAAGAGGTTATTCCCATTCATCGGCTTATCACAATgagtttcaacttttaaacaataaaaaaggtATTCAAGTTTAATAAAACATAGGTACAAGTcctgttaaaatttttttttatttttttcataaaattattgaaatacctacttacactgTACACAACACATTACAAGCAAACCctgactgaaaaatttgaaaaaaacgtgatttttttgtgaaaaataaaaaatacttgaagGCCTTTTTTTATAATGCTACGCTTTTTCTACGGCAAAAACttcaaagtgctttttttatggcaaagtaaaattaattttactttgccGTAGCTTCATTCAATTAATATTAGATACAGAAAAACGTAcggcaaagtaaaattttatgtaaaattttatttgccgTAAAAagagcactttgaaatttttgccgtAGAAAATAAGGTAGCATTATAAAAATgccttgaaattttaaaaacatcttgCAGAAAAACGATTGGTtatcgaagtgaaaaaaaaaatgaaaatatgaaaatagacaCATACACGACTACACGAAGGTCTAaggcaaaaatgtgatttcttgAATTTATCTGAAATGCGAGCTTTTTTAGCTTTTTATTAGTTCTTCTAGGAAGCTGAGCAGATACGATTTTtggtatgaaattttgaagaaaaaaaccaagagGTGAAAACGATAATTTTCAAGTACTGTTTTGTGAAGAGAACAGATATaaaatgcgatttttgattttatcccTCTTTCCGTATTTCGATCAATCATTAAACGAATGAAGGCGGATGGCGGAGGTGGTATTCAAACTCAAAGTTCTGAAAGCTCAGAAATAATGagtttgcattttcatttttcattgagatttttgTTGTGTTTATCGGAAAACGGAAAAATGCAGGAACCAGGGCAAGCGGGGGTCTTACTTTTAGTCTGGTAgagggatttttggaaaattaaaaaaaaaaaattagtttactTTTACACTTGTCAGTTTTCAACTGTAGGTAACACTGCAATCTAGaattgtaaacaaaaataaGTAACGTGCGCAACCGACTTCAGAACTTCACTAGAAAAACGTTATATTGTTATCTGCTCTACCAATTTTACTGCATTAGAATTTGTAAAATATCCATGATGGATTATTAATTAGAATTAGAATTAGAAATTAGTGTCAGTATTGCTGCCCTCGGAAATCATGGACAGGTGAGTAACATTTATGAGCCAATGTTTTTATGCTTCACTTCACCCAACGTTTAATTCCAtgctttttcttctttcaaaaccAGCTGCAAGTCCCAGTGCAACGTATGTTTAGCGGATTTCGACGACATCGAAGACCTCGCCATTCATAATTTGGACCATCTCGTGATCTCAACTTCACCAGTCCTGCTATGCCCATGGTGCGAAATAGAAATGCCGGTTCTAGCTGACTTCTGTCGGCATGTAATGAATCACTTTATAGAAGGTGAACTGGAACAGGCTAGATTCATTGAATGGTTGACAAAACAGAATAGTGATGACTTCAACAGTACGAATAGAAAATCGTAAGTAGCACTATCAAGTACCTAGGAATCATGCTAGATCGAACCCTCACATACAAGAGACACTGtgagaacacaaaaatgaagGTGGAAGCAAGAAACAACCTACTGCAGAAACTGGTATCAACTAGATGGGGAGCAAAGCCAAAGACACTGAGGACAACAGCCGT contains:
- the LOC135845513 gene encoding E3 ubiquitin-protein ligase UHRF1-like; its protein translation is MHHEQANVCTIVPANHFGPLPNIPVGSCWEYRLKASEAGVHHPLVAGIHGRDNKGAYSIVISGCYAVDFDNGDEFFYSGSGGRASDPSKRLSAQIRNQLLTKSSKALALCYDCPLNDGEGGTAINWRPGKPVRVIRNDKLAKFSKYVPTEGNRYADFTYEYLFD